A stretch of the Sulfurospirillum sp. UCH001 genome encodes the following:
- a CDS encoding tyrosine-type recombinase/integrase, which produces MRYKVDAKESFEQSLLFWLDRFIKSKLTSLSNRHVEENAKLSSIIGSLNHGSKTMEELKELAKEARNIGLIGINLFINPLEKFYYYIVPMGLSSLKEIDEELLSEFLASQTGSLSDATKKNYRIALLGLFKFMDKQNEDEKGNSHQFRIELKNWGGLGGRKGEKLPAHMYKEELSRFFKAIDETEFKPYAQAKNRLLIKLIIFTGMRVSEALGLRVKDMVKDGEYFVFQIRGKGNKPRTAMIKCEHIEHDLHEWMEYRSSDSQLLFQSRTGKPLTQAYVSYIMDKILMSAGIRKEKNGAHMLRHTFATLLYQKNRDLILVQEALGHADLNTSRIYTHFDKERLKIAADTMDGLS; this is translated from the coding sequence ATGCGCTACAAGGTGGACGCTAAAGAGAGTTTTGAGCAAAGTTTGCTCTTTTGGCTTGATCGTTTCATCAAGTCAAAGCTCACCTCTTTATCCAACCGCCATGTTGAAGAAAATGCCAAACTCTCTTCCATCATAGGCTCTTTAAATCATGGCTCTAAAACGATGGAAGAGCTCAAAGAACTAGCGAAAGAAGCCCGAAATATAGGGCTTATTGGGATTAATCTTTTTATTAATCCTTTGGAGAAGTTTTATTATTACATTGTTCCTATGGGTCTTTCATCATTAAAAGAGATTGATGAAGAGCTTTTGAGTGAATTTTTAGCATCTCAAACAGGCTCACTTTCTGATGCTACGAAAAAAAACTACCGAATTGCATTATTAGGACTTTTTAAATTCATGGATAAACAAAATGAGGATGAAAAAGGCAATTCTCATCAATTTCGCATTGAGCTGAAAAACTGGGGTGGACTTGGGGGGCGTAAAGGCGAAAAATTGCCTGCTCATATGTACAAAGAAGAACTTTCTCGCTTCTTTAAAGCCATTGATGAAACTGAGTTTAAGCCCTATGCACAAGCTAAAAATAGACTGCTGATTAAACTCATCATTTTTACTGGAATGCGTGTCAGTGAGGCATTAGGACTTAGAGTGAAAGACATGGTGAAAGATGGAGAGTATTTTGTCTTTCAAATTCGAGGCAAAGGCAATAAGCCACGTACTGCCATGATTAAATGTGAGCATATAGAACATGATTTGCATGAATGGATGGAGTATCGCAGTTCAGATAGTCAGCTTCTTTTTCAAAGCCGAACCGGTAAGCCTCTTACTCAAGCGTATGTGAGTTACATTATGGATAAAATCCTTATGAGTGCAGGCATACGCAAAGAAAAAAATGGAGCGCATATGCTTCGTCATACATTTGCGACACTGCTTTACCAAAAAAATCGTGATCTTATTTTGGTGCAAGAAGCTCTTGGGCACGCTGATTTGAACACGTCACGTATTTATACCCATTTTGATAAAGAACGACTAAAAATTGCAGCAGATACAATGGATGGACTCTCATGA
- the tgt gene encoding tRNA guanosine(34) transglycosylase Tgt produces MEFQIDKTDGLARACTIKTAHSTIQTPVFMPVGTVGSVKSLDAVDMNEMLGAKIILGNTYHLYLRPNDEVVKHFGGLHGFTKFPNSFLTDSGGFQAFSLSDISKADSNGIMFKSHIDGSTHYFTPEKVLDIQYNLNSDIMMILDDLVALPATKERVALSIKRTTDWAKRAITYHQQKQAEGVGLHQNIFAIIQGGTDKEFRHISANELCALPFDGFAIGGLSVGESNDLMYETVEFVTPLMPKDKPRYLMGVGTPEDLVENVERGVDMFDCVMPTRNARNGSLFTSFGKLSIKNAKFARDESPLDPECDCYTCKHYSRGYLHHLFRAKELTYFRLASIHNLHYYLSLMKQMREAILKGEFKAFKAEFYRKRGK; encoded by the coding sequence ATGGAATTTCAGATAGATAAAACCGATGGATTAGCTCGTGCATGTACGATAAAAACGGCACACAGTACCATTCAAACCCCTGTATTTATGCCTGTAGGAACGGTTGGCAGTGTTAAAAGCTTAGACGCCGTCGATATGAATGAAATGCTAGGTGCTAAGATTATTTTAGGTAATACCTATCACCTGTATTTGCGCCCTAATGATGAAGTAGTTAAACATTTTGGAGGGCTTCATGGCTTTACAAAATTCCCTAACAGCTTTTTAACAGATAGTGGTGGTTTTCAAGCATTTAGTTTGAGTGATATCTCAAAAGCAGACAGTAACGGTATTATGTTTAAAAGCCACATTGATGGTTCAACGCACTACTTTACACCTGAAAAAGTGCTTGACATTCAGTACAACCTCAATTCTGACATTATGATGATTTTAGATGATTTAGTCGCACTTCCTGCAACCAAAGAGCGCGTTGCTCTCTCCATCAAACGCACAACCGATTGGGCAAAACGAGCGATAACGTATCATCAACAAAAACAAGCTGAGGGTGTTGGCTTACATCAAAATATTTTTGCGATTATTCAAGGTGGAACCGATAAAGAGTTTAGACACATCAGTGCAAATGAGCTTTGTGCTCTTCCTTTCGATGGCTTTGCTATTGGTGGTCTTAGTGTGGGTGAAAGTAATGATTTGATGTATGAAACCGTTGAGTTTGTCACTCCTTTGATGCCAAAAGATAAACCACGTTATTTGATGGGCGTTGGAACGCCTGAGGATTTGGTGGAAAATGTTGAACGTGGTGTTGATATGTTTGACTGTGTTATGCCAACACGCAACGCTCGCAATGGTTCACTCTTTACCTCTTTTGGCAAACTAAGTATCAAAAATGCGAAATTTGCTCGTGACGAAAGTCCTCTTGATCCTGAATGTGATTGCTATACCTGTAAGCACTATTCACGTGGGTATTTACATCATCTTTTCCGTGCCAAAGAGCTGACCTATTTTAGGCTAGCATCTATTCATAACTTACACTACTATCTTTCTTTGATGAAGCAGATGAGAGAGGCTATATTAAAAGGCGAGTTCAAAGCTTTCAAAGCAGAATTCTATAGGAAACGAGGCAAATAA
- a CDS encoding COG3400 family protein encodes MKKILIIADGILAKQFLEKVMETEAGENSYTIVTYKEETLPKKRPENFKFFEFDPTSYEKLAVILNEQFFQVMIIMSNELDVKATYTNIRRVDSKVRIVIMDRWDLQIEDKRLLMLNSREILASRFTDHLPNTPIVAQNIGLGIGEIMEVSVPVGSSYAYRHLASIEQSKWRIAAVYRSNTLILPRPALMLLPNDLLLLVGDPKVLQSVFKSIKRELGQFPSPFGSSIYCLVDMLRMKDDEIDVLINDSLLLHSKLNSNKLHIKIINPTYSKTLEKIKSYSNHHINVLIDYFETNPRKVLRDDTEKMDIGLIVVMNTFFQKNKRTLYKTKLPIFKMGKRGFGSLNQGVVLSNDAHEIEQESSVIFDVATQLSLELKLYSYNPDHENEKNSLIEHFDNLSKIFGREVDVVQSDKNPLIKLRNRDNILQFLPFSPKILEANFLSIFSTDMEKLHFKLADNYQLFIPINA; translated from the coding sequence ATGAAAAAAATTTTAATCATCGCTGATGGCATTCTAGCAAAACAATTTTTAGAAAAGGTTATGGAAACCGAAGCAGGGGAAAATAGCTATACTATTGTGACCTACAAAGAGGAAACTTTACCTAAAAAACGTCCTGAAAATTTCAAATTTTTCGAGTTTGACCCAACCAGTTACGAAAAACTTGCCGTTATTTTGAATGAGCAATTTTTTCAAGTAATGATCATTATGTCTAATGAACTAGACGTTAAAGCAACCTATACCAATATCAGACGTGTCGATAGCAAAGTGCGTATTGTCATCATGGACAGATGGGACTTACAGATCGAAGACAAACGTCTTTTAATGCTCAATTCACGTGAAATTCTCGCTTCTCGTTTTACCGACCATCTACCAAATACACCGATTGTTGCACAAAATATCGGTCTTGGGATTGGTGAAATTATGGAAGTCTCTGTTCCTGTTGGAAGCTCTTACGCCTACCGTCATCTTGCTTCCATTGAACAAAGCAAGTGGCGTATCGCAGCGGTGTACCGTTCAAACACACTGATTTTACCTAGACCTGCACTGATGCTTTTACCAAACGATCTTTTACTTCTTGTGGGTGATCCAAAAGTACTTCAAAGTGTTTTTAAAAGTATTAAACGAGAATTAGGACAATTTCCTTCACCATTTGGTAGCAGTATTTACTGCCTTGTCGATATGCTACGCATGAAAGATGATGAGATTGACGTACTGATTAATGATTCGCTCTTACTGCATTCAAAACTCAATAGCAACAAATTACATATCAAAATCATCAATCCAACCTATTCAAAAACACTTGAGAAAATTAAAAGCTATAGCAATCATCACATCAATGTTCTTATTGACTATTTTGAGACAAATCCACGTAAAGTTTTGCGTGATGATACGGAGAAAATGGATATCGGTCTTATCGTTGTGATGAATACCTTTTTTCAAAAGAACAAACGTACACTGTACAAAACAAAACTTCCTATTTTCAAAATGGGAAAACGTGGCTTTGGTAGCCTAAATCAAGGTGTTGTTCTAAGCAATGATGCTCATGAAATTGAGCAAGAATCTTCTGTCATCTTTGATGTTGCAACACAACTTTCACTAGAGCTGAAACTCTACTCATACAATCCAGATCATGAAAATGAAAAAAATAGCCTCATTGAACACTTTGATAATCTCTCTAAAATTTTTGGACGTGAAGTAGATGTCGTACAAAGTGATAAAAACCCACTGATTAAACTTAGAAATCGCGACAATATTTTGCAATTTTTACCATTTAGCCCAAAAATCTTGGAAGCGAATTTTCTCTCAATTTTTTCAACTGATATGGAAAAACTACACTTTAAACTTGCCGACAATTACCAACTATTCATCCCAATCAATGCATAA
- the aroB gene encoding 3-dehydroquinate synthase has protein sequence MQVNVVLNKQSSKDYSVHIGKLEKLVFDTKVLVVTNSTVAALHLETLKNHIAAKELHTIILPDGEMYKNFESLNLILNACFEHRLDRQSLLIAFGGGVIGDMTGFAASIYQRGINFIQIPTTLLAQVDASVGGKTGINNSYGKNLIGSFWQPRAVYCDSTFLQTLPKREFAAGVAEIIKMAVTFDKNFFEWLERHDLSDETNLKIAIHKSIAIKADVVSQDETEKGIRAVLNYGHTFAHVIENQTHYSTYLHGEAVAIGMVMANTLAIKLNLLNAEDALRIKALLERYELPTHYKIDSLETFYDAFFLDKKSANDKITFIFAKGIGGNEMRSDVPKETVLKALGESHA, from the coding sequence ATGCAAGTCAATGTTGTCTTAAACAAACAGAGTTCGAAAGATTATAGTGTTCATATTGGAAAATTAGAAAAACTTGTATTTGACACAAAAGTTTTAGTCGTAACAAACTCCACCGTTGCGGCTTTGCACCTTGAAACACTCAAAAACCATATTGCTGCAAAAGAACTTCATACCATCATTTTACCTGATGGGGAAATGTACAAAAACTTTGAAAGCCTAAATCTCATTTTAAATGCGTGTTTTGAACATCGATTGGATCGTCAATCCCTGCTGATTGCTTTTGGCGGTGGTGTTATCGGCGATATGACAGGTTTTGCCGCTTCAATTTATCAAAGAGGCATTAACTTTATCCAAATTCCAACAACACTTTTAGCACAAGTCGATGCTAGTGTCGGCGGAAAAACAGGTATCAATAACAGTTATGGCAAAAATCTCATCGGTTCTTTTTGGCAACCACGCGCGGTTTATTGTGACAGCACATTTCTTCAAACTCTACCAAAACGTGAATTTGCTGCAGGTGTTGCTGAGATTATCAAAATGGCAGTAACGTTTGATAAAAACTTTTTTGAATGGCTTGAACGACACGATTTAAGTGATGAAACAAATCTTAAAATCGCAATTCATAAAAGCATCGCGATTAAAGCTGATGTCGTTTCACAAGACGAGACAGAAAAAGGCATACGTGCTGTTTTAAATTATGGTCACACGTTTGCACATGTCATTGAAAATCAGACCCATTACAGTACCTATCTGCATGGAGAAGCCGTTGCTATTGGTATGGTCATGGCAAATACGCTTGCCATCAAACTAAACCTTCTTAATGCGGAAGATGCTTTACGTATCAAAGCTCTCTTAGAGCGTTACGAATTACCAACACACTATAAAATTGATTCGCTAGAAACATTTTATGATGCATTTTTCTTAGATAAAAAAAGTGCCAATGATAAAATCACATTTATTTTCGCCAAGGGTATCGGCGGTAATGAAATGCGTAGTGATGTCCCTAAAGAGACGGTTTTAAAAGCACTAGGAGAAAGCCATGCTTAA